One Eurosta solidaginis isolate ZX-2024a chromosome 5, ASM4086904v1, whole genome shotgun sequence DNA segment encodes these proteins:
- the asf1 gene encoding histone chaperone asf1, which produces MAKVHITNVVVLDNPSSFFNPFQFELTFECIEELKEDLEWKMIYVGSAESEEYDQVLDTIYVGPVPEGRHIFVFQADPPDVTKIPEQDAVGVTIVLLTCSYRGQEFVRVGYFINNDYADPEMRENPPPKPLFDKLTRNILATKPRITRFKINWDDTPSNGLLNGNGHLQAQAMSDMDDGGASTSATAAAMTNSSGYNGSGGCESMDTPEAACDDNSLNMPLENGVTALNENSNSLAMEC; this is translated from the coding sequence ATGGCAAAAGTGCACATTACAAACGTGGTTGTTTTAGACAATCCCAGCAGCTTTTTCAATCCATTTCAATTTGAACTAACATTCGAGTGTATTGAGGAACTCAAAGAAGATCTCGAATGGAAAATGATATACGTAGGATCAGCAGAGTCTGAGGAATACGATCAAGTATTGGACACAATATACGTAGGCCCTGTACCAGAGGGTCGTCACATATTTGTCTTCCAAGCAGATCCACCAGATGTGACGAAAATTCCAGAACAAGATGCTGTTGGCGTTACGATAGTACTATTAACATGCTCATATCGTGGACAAGAATTTGTGCGTGTCGGCTATTTTATAAACAATGATTATGCTGATCCGGAGATGCGTGAAAACCCGCCACCAAAACCTTTATTCGACAAATTAACACGTAATATATTGGCAACAAAGCCGCGTATAACCCGCTTCAAAATCAATTGGGATGACACGCCTTCAAATGGTCTATTAAACGGTAATGGCCATTTACAAGCACAAGCAATGTCCGATATGGATGATGGCGGCGCGTCAACATCGGCCACAGCAGCAGCGATGACAAATAGTAGTGGTTATAATGGTAGTGGTGGTTGCGAATCAATGGATACACCAGAGGCAGCTTGTGATGATAATAGTCTGAATATGCCATTGGAGAATGGTGTTACAGCGCTCAATGAAAACTCAAATTCGCTTGCCATGGAGTGTTGA